One segment of Panicum virgatum strain AP13 chromosome 3K, P.virgatum_v5, whole genome shotgun sequence DNA contains the following:
- the LOC120696801 gene encoding uncharacterized protein LOC120696801 isoform X2: MDFAGMKRRELQALCKRHGLPAGGTNADLVARLDAALSGAAGAEEEDVVGVPERKGCLKRSVGDAGEAKKVTFAVEESRGRRLRSRVVWSPVVAKTRAKRAEAGSTNSAADAGISARAGENVPVRRSRRNSLTAAEAEEVEEAVAVGRKRKPKSQEIAEDVAVSAQPIASCRVTRRSSLSGTTVLLPPAVEKKIGRGKAADVKDKLVTEEQAAEAQGLSAAEPPTVVESKRSRRKGPDVQNSSWLEVFATRTTKSHSVEAVVMPPPVIENKRKRKSGDAQPYVELRPVAEVPRNDAPVTRSLRNRVVQVNNSIVEETHTSQQPESKLLPVAEVPRNDAPVTRSLRNRVVQVNNSIVEETHTNQQPENKTRPTRPATCRNQQVASSMVEEEKEEVAAPSKAPPSKRSRRNNSRASNSNSGSNKLTSAPVEAKDTKIAHPSTHHNAKAEDVEKQPIVNAPVRRSTRKSVVPAMLDNEKGLIENPEAHARRSMRRSIVPVKDIKGAGEEIQNAKGEDAVKQPAVKNPVRRSTRKSVVSAMLEKEKVLIAEENPEAHVRRSTRKSVVPVKDISCVGEDIQNAKSDNVEKQLVVNQPVRHSSRKSILPDTLENESGSLVAETNAKARVRARKSLLPNKCNKEDPDHSKMTRNENFQIGKCEDDKQQKVKEPVRRSRRSVDAVMLEEQNKGLHEGLMSTIPVRRSTHKSVALNVVEKAGRRQSGVGTRRLKARDKLTDHAVAVPVVTAGNELQVDVQNNQDLTVKSPNHNLSDGNETHPGSDKFVSCERVGEEGLKLREHRMSQVGTSSSANDFCDMEDFSGQKFRKQQSTQTPFEKDNTGANYDKPQRVQQASTFLTSKGRSSKRRQTRTTAPEEVMSAEEANDGMVVREETMGAHKASHEYSKESSSRTQEICQVSATSEGFSSGPLLATVTLPDEIYTTQSVHKVIPPSETGGLAKESSEKSKQPQEHSDIQADDSHLSEIRNGELDQSSSIAELLPHSGFVTEDKILIGEDVLPVDFTVGDDEGQSPVSGQGRVAWEANTSESGEKNLADARSTGLHTKSLQHDTGIVAKESESGEDVVPMSFTSEEHGIKYPVSPVAVERSVIGEASGSALQISDSNQEIYCDVIAEGSVGAADLGSCPSSGGKGNPLLKNLHDSILPLMNSAQRCSSDGRRSSFGLEFLLEDCKENCSRNVENIAVEVDGGNKPSTCVTPDFYAGSDCGLEDEDVQHTGFDADKKLDVDQDAAEEEVVVEEKSYGEHIAAKTDLRTKLNGELTGLDMESDCSIAEKDVKLVEDNPDDEVTVQVQPANVQEATPECKHECGLPDEAVLHSKKNKGCLSSEEQSPFGLQSLFSQQSIEKSVECGALASATVHAENGFDELKYGHVKCSLKKTHVSEPFSQLDTNEDTCTISQNDDCMFISQQDNGIEGLSKASLDEELVPSGFSLDAKHIKEVTNSEEVACKGEGSKELVHSDDIKASSEKTDVNGPDTIENSSFSFATPGYKHDDALSEEAVRTMKKYAGTCSSNPRELLMDLQSLFSKENIEGSDPHHGLAFSSAESPGDESIDVKQQVEVHLGSNPSQLESTDLLDERSKTEVLHQGHKGLCSEDSEEQVASGPFTNDIVEAAAARYIENEPVLLPSEERSNLKDGQLNSKRESPIVMEFSLNFNKDVDVTRSIMDIVDQRTPSGSALPEDCRTDHNPQREFLDVCSVESSLQGSTMFTNKIDSGVAGTIGNPSFSLATPDRGHEGALSEEAVCKMKKYTGTCSADPRHLLMEMQSLLSEGSTEKSDSHDVAFSSSEPESGRNEPTVFHVEKLVYTLVSSEPDMYQGLCQDLSRAEEKESCISISMQLNPELEDDEVEKHSLNCEKDTSQILGITRSVQSKTSLLPKDSHTIYWKEQELPNDLSPLKSGICQSHGQKHIVESNSRLLNCDTEVLHQDHKDERNIHNVDKTIPKVLENDMPEAAPIERMESATLLPSVAGKPEISDELLNTNLSDEGEKHSFSSDKYTIKDFCTGSTKNDLFPLPKDCHIDSCKKQEVPDVLYLPKSPEESANCQDESVSGSGPCQTSWQQCINESSSVQVTSNIEVFNQNHEESNQNNEGQITPIPSIVSEAADTERSEREIGLTPPAGPSALPDEQLNTEVECHGAEHSCCYDEHTLSLFDTESLYSKASSLLKDSRKDPPPGDLSAPRSPEESTVFPNSSVPESVGICQSSRRRGTDELRAKLQSFKVSSTVKGSYIAMSAPRPKQGDNLSQSAITLLRNSENAPAVKVDHPAKPDPDRSVANNSSRQALQPTAEDQGITDR; this comes from the exons ATGGATTTCGCGGGGATGAAGCGGCGGGAGCTGCAGGCGCTCTGCAAGCGGCAcggcctccccgccggcggcacCAACGCCGACCTCGTCGcccgcctcgacgccgcgcTCTCG GGGGCCGCTGGTGCGGAAGAGGAGGATGTGGTCGGAGTACCAGAGAGGAAGGGGTGTCTGAAGCGCTCGGTCGGAGATGCTGGCGAGGCGAAAAAGGTGACTTTTGCGGTGGAGGAATCGAGGGGGAGGAGGCTGAGGTCTCGGGTCGTCTGGTCGCCCGTCGTTGCCAAGACAAGGGCGAAGCGTGCTGAAGCTGGTAGTACTAATTCTGCTGCTGATGCTGGAATTTCTGCAAGGGCAGGTGAAAATGTTCCAgtgaggcggtccaggaggaaTTCTTTGACTGCTGCCGAGGCCGAGGAAGTAGAAGAAGCCGTTGCTGTTGGCAGGAAACGAAAGCCGAAGAGCCAGGAGATTGCTGAGGACGTTGCTGTCAGTGCTCAGCCTATAGCTTCTTGCAGAGTCACGAGGAGGTCGAGCTTGTCAGGAACCACGGTTCTATTGCCTCCTGCTGTTGAGAAGAAGATAGGGAGGGGGAAGGCAGCAGATGTTAAGGATAAACTTGTTACTGAGGAGCAGGCTGCTGAGGCTCAAGGTTTGTCTGCAGCGGAGCCACCTACAGTTGTGGAGAGTAAGAGGAGCAGGAGGAAGGGACCTGATGTGCAGAATTCATCATGGTTGGAAGTATTCGCCACCAGGACCACAAAATCCCACTCAGTAGAAGCTGTTGTGATGCCGCCCCCAGTGATTGAGaacaagaggaagaggaagtcaGGAGATGCACAACCATATGTAGAGCTGCGTCCAGTTGCAGAGGTGCCTAGAAATGATGCTCCTGTCACCAGGTCTTTGAGGAACAGGGTTGTCCAGGTTAACAACAGTATTGTGGAGGAAACTCACACCAGCCAGCAGCCAGAAAGCAAGTTGCTTCCAGTTGCAGAGGTGCCTAGAAATGATGCTCCTGTCACCAGGTCTTTGAGGAACAGGGTTGTCCAGGTTAACAACAGTATTGTGGAGGAAACTCACACTAACCAGCAGCCAGAAAATAAGACGCGGCCTACTAGACCAGCTACGTGCAGGAATCAACAGGTTGCATCTTCTATGgtggaagaagagaaagaagaagTTGCTGCTCCTAGTAAGGCCCCTCCATCGAAGCGATCAAGGAGAAACAATTCCAGGGCCAGTAATTCAAATTCAGGAAGCAACAAATTGACTAGTGCTCCAGTGGAGGCCAAAGACACAAAAATAGCTCACCCATCGACACACCATAATGCTAAGGCTGAAGATGTGGAGAAGCAACCAATAGTCAATGCACCTGTTAGGCGATCAACACGTAAATCTGTTGTCCCAGCTATGCTTGATAATGAGAAGGGTCTAATTGAGAACCCTGAAGCACATGCTAGGAGATCAATGCGGAGATCTATTGTGCCGGTAAAGGATATCAAAGGTGCTGGTGAAGAGATTCAGAATGCTAAGGGTGAAGATGCTGTGAAGCAGCCAGCAGTTAAAAACCCTGTTAGGCGATCAACACGTAAATCAGTTGTCTCAGCCATGCTTGAGAAAGAGAAGGTTCTCATTGCAGAAGAGAACCCAGAAGCACACGTTAGGAGATCAACGCGGAAATCCGTTGTTCCAGTTAAAGATATTAGCTGTGTTGGTGAAGACATTCAAAATGCTAAGAGTGACAATGTGGAGAAGCAATTAGTTGTGAATCAACCTGTCAGGCATTCATCACGTAAATCTATTCTGCCAGATACACTTGAGAACGAGAGTGGATCTCTAGTTGCAGAAACGAATGCTAAGGCACGTGTTAGGGCACGGAAGTCTCTTCTTCCTAATAAGTGTAACAAGGAGGACCCAGATCACAGTAAAATGACCAGAAACGAGAACTTTCAAATTGGTAAATGTGAAGATGACAAACAACAAAAAGTAAAGGAACCTGTTAGGCGATCAAGGAGATCTGTTGATGCAGTGATGCTTGAGGAACAAAATAAGGGTCTTCATGAGGGACTAATGTCAACAATTCCTGTGAGGAGATCAACACATAAATCTGTTGCTCTCAATGTAGTTGAAAAGGCTGGAAGGAGACAGTCAGGAGTTGGAACAAGGAGGCTGAAAGCAAGAGATAAACTTACAGACCATGCTGTGGCTGTGCCTGTGGTTACTGCTGGAAACGAATTGCAGGTTGATGTGCAGAACAATCAAGACCTGACAGTCAAATCTCCAAATCATAATTTATCTGATGGTAATGAGACACATCCTGGTTCGGACAAGTTTGTGTCATGTGAGAGAGTTGGTGAAGAGGGCTTGAAATTGAGAGAGCACAGAATGTCTCAAGTGGGAACATCATCTTCAGCCAATGATTTCTGTGATATGGAAGATTTTAGTGGACAGAAATTCAGGAAGCAACAGAGCACGCAGACCCCATTTGAAAAAGATAACACAGGAGCTAACTATGATAAGCCACAGAGAGTACAGCAGGCATCAACTTTCTTAACTTCAAAGGGAAGGTCTTCAAAGAGGAGGCAGACAAGGACAACTGCtccagaagaagttatgtccgCCGAGGAGGCAAATGATGGCATGGTTGTCAGGGAAGAAACAATGGGCGCACATAAAGCGTCTCATGAATATAGTAAGGAGTCTAGTAGCAGAACTCAAGAAATTTGTCAGGTTAGTGCCACAAGCGAAGGGTTCTCTTCAGGTCCATTGCTTGCCACAGTAACACTCCCTGATGAGATTTACACAACACAGAGTGTGCATAAGGTGATACCTCCATCAGAAACTGGTGGACTTGCAAAGGAAAGTTCAGAGAAGAGTAAACAACCTCAAGAACACTCTGACATTCAAGCTGATGATAGCCATTTATCTGAAATAAGAAATGGGGAATTGGATCAATCATCGAGCATCGCGGAACTACTCCCACACAGTGGTTTTGTCACAGAGGACAAAATATTAATTGGTGAAG ATGTTTTGCCTGTTGACTTCACTGTTGGAGATGATGAAGGGCAAAGCCCTGTATCTGGGCAAGGGAGAGTTGCCTGGGAAGCAAATACAAGTGAGTCTGGAGAAAAGAACCTAGCTGATGCCAGGTCCACTGGTCTCCACACCAAAAGTCTGCAACATGATACTGGCATAGTAGCTAAAGAGTCTGAGTCTGGTGAAG ATGTTGTGCCAATGAGTTTCACTAGTGAAGAGCATGGAATAAAATATCCAGTAAGCCCTGTTGCTGTGGAAAGGAGTGTTATTGGTGAAG CTTCGGGATCTGCCTTACAAATATCAGACAGTAATCAAGAAATATACTGTGATGTGATTGCTGAAGGAAGCGTTGGAGCTGCTGATCTGGGGAGCTGTCCCAGCAGTGGTGGAAAAGGGAACCCCCTTTTGAAAAATCTGCATGACAGTATTCTTCCATTAATGAATTCTGCTCAGAGatgttcatcagatggaagACGTTCGTCATTTGGTCTTGAGTTTCTGTTAGAAGACTGCAAAGAAAACTGTTCCAGAAATGTCGAAAATATTGCTGTAGAAGTTGATGGTGGAAACAAACCTAGCACCTGTGTAACTCCTGATTTCTATGCGGGATCAGATTGTGGTCTGGAAGATGAGGATGTGCAACATACTGGATTTGATGCTGATAAGAAACTTGATGTGGATCAGGATGCCGCAGAAGAAG AAGTAGTTGTTGAGGAAAAAAGTTATGGTGAACACATTGCTGCCAAAACTGACCTAAGAACAAAGTTAAATGGTGAACTTACTGGTCTTGATATGGAATCAGATTGTAGCATTGCTGAAAAGGACGTGAAGCTTGTTGAAGATAATCCTGATGATGAAGTTACAGTTCAGGTCCAGCCGGCTAATGTACAAGAAG CAACACCAGAGTGTAAACATGAATGTGGTTTGCCCGACGAAGCAGTATTGCAttcaaagaagaacaagggaTGTTTATCAAGTGAAGAACAATCACCATTTGGCCTACAATCCCTGTTCTCGCAGCAAAGTATAGAAAAATCTGTGGAGTGTGGAGCCCTTGCTTCTGCAACAGTTCATGCAGAAAATGGATTTGATGAATTAAAATATGGCCATGTGAAGTGTTCACTAAAAAAGACTCATGTGTCAGAACCTTTTTCACAACTTGATACTAATGAAGACACCTGTACCATTTCCCAAAATGATGATTGTATGTTCATATCCCAACAAGATAATGGAATAGAAG GATTATCAAAGGCAAGTCTTGATGAAGAATTGGTTCCATCAGGCTTTTCGTTGGACGCAAAGCACATAAAAGA GGTCACTAATTCTGAGGAAGTAGCCTGTAAGGGTGAAGGAAGTAAGGAACTTGTCCATTCTGATGACATTAAAGCTTCATCTGAAAAAACAGATGTCAATGGGCCAG ATACTATTGAAAATTCTTCATTTAGTTTTGCAACTCCTGGTTATAAACATGATGATGCTTTGTCTGAGGAAGCAGTGCGCACAATGAAGAAATATGCTGGAACATGCTCATCAAATCCCAGAGAATTACTTATGGACCTGCAGTCCCTGTTCTCAAAGGAAAACATTGAAGGATCTGATCCGCATCATGGACTTGCATTCTCAAGTGCTGAAAGTCCAGGAGATGAATCAATTGATGTGAAACAACAGGTTGAGGTACATCTTGGTTCTAATCCATCTCAGTTAGAATCAACTGATCTCTTGGATGAACGTTCCAAGACTGAAGTGCTGCATCAGGGTCATAAAGGTCTATGCAGTGAGGATAGTGAAGAGCAAGTTGCTTCTGGACCCTTCACAAATGATAttgtggaggctgctgctgccagaTACATAGAAAATGAACCTGTGCTGCTCCCGTCCGAAGAAAGATCAAATTTGAAAGATGGGCAGCTTAACTCCAAGCGGGAAAGCCCAATAGTTATGGAATTTAGCCTGAACTTTAATAAAGATGTAGATGTTACTAGGTCTATTATGGATATTGTTGATCAAAGAACTCCATCTGGTTCGGCTTTACCAGAAGATTGTCGTACAGATCATAACCCACAACGAGAGTTTTTAGATGTCTGCTCAGTGGAATCTTCTCTTCAAGGGTCGACAATGTTTACTAATAAAATTGATTCTGGTGTAGCAG GTACTATTGGGAACCCTTCATTTAGTTTAGCAACTCCTGATCGTGGACATGAAGGTGCTTTGTCTGAGGAAGCAGTGTGCAAAATGAAAAAATATACTGGGACATGCTCGGCAGATCCCAGACATTTACTCATGGAGATGCAGTCTCTTTTGTCAGAGGGAAGCACTGAAAAATCCGATTCGCATGATGTTGCATTTTCAAGTTCCGAACCCGAAAGCGGAAGAAATGAACCTACTGTTTTCCATGTTGAGAAACTGGTTTACACACTTGTTTCTTCAGAACCTGATATGTACCAAGGCCTTTGTCAAGATCTCAGCAGAGCTGAAGAAAAAGAGAGCTGCATATCTATTTCCATGCAACTAAATCCTGAGCTGGAGGACGATGAAGTGGAGAAACACAGCTTAAACTGTGAGAAAGACACCAGCCAGATTCTTGGTATAACTAGATCTGTGCAGAGCAAAACATCCCTTTTACCCAAGGACAGTCATACCATTTATTGGAAGGAACAGGAGCTACCAAATGACTTATCCCCACTTAAATCTG GAATTTGTCAATCTCACGGCCAGAAGCACATAGTTGAAAGTAACTCCAGGCTATTGAATTGTGATACTGAAGTGCTCCATCAAGATCATAAAGACGAAAGAAACATACATAATGTAGACAAAACCATCCCAAAAGTTCTTGAAAATGACATGCCTGAAGCAGCCCCAATTGAACGAATGGAAAGTGCAACACTGCTGCCCTCAGTTGCTGGAAAGCCAGAAATTTCTGATGAGCTGCTTAACACCAACCTGAGTGATGAAGGTGAGAAACACAGCTTTAGTTCTGATAAATATACAATTAAAGATTTCTGTACTGGGTCCACGAAAAATGATCTGTTCCCTCTGCCCAAGGACTGCCATATAGACTCTTGCAAGAAACAGGAGGTCCCAGATGTCCTTTATTTACCTAAATCTCCTGAAGAATCTGCAAATTGTCAGGATGAGAGTGTTTCAGGATCAG GACCTTGTCAGACTAGTTGGCAGCAGTGTATAAATGAAAGCAGCAGTGTGCAGGTGACTTCTAATATTGAAGTGTTCAATCAAAATCATGAGGAAAGCAACCAAAATAATGAAGGCCAAATTACTCCTATTCCAAGTATTGTCTCTGAAGCTGCAGATACTGAAAGATCAGAAAGGGAAATAGGTCTGACCCCTCCTGCAGGACCGTCAGCATTGCCGGATGAGCAGCTTAACACGGAGGTGGAGTGCCACGGAGCTGAACACAGCTGTTGCTATGATGAGCACACTTTGAGCTTATTTGATACTGAATCGCTGTACAGCAAAGCATCCAGTTTGCTTAAAGACAGTCGCAAGGATCCTCCTCCAGGTGATCTATCTGCTCCAAGATCTCCTGAGGAATCTACAGTTTTTCCAAACTCCTCTGTTCCGGAATCAGTAG GAATCTGTCAAAGCAGCAGGCGAAGAGGTACAGACGAACTCCGTGCCAAGCTGCAGAGTTTCAAAGTTTCCAGCACTGTAAAAGGAAGCTACATTGCTATGAGTGCCCCTCGCCCGAAGCAGGGTGACAACCTGAGCCAATCTGCAATCACGTTGCTCCGGAACAGCGAGAACGCACCTGCTGTTAAAGTAGACCATCCTGCTAAGCCGGACCCTGATCGCTCGGTCGCAAACAACTCGTCAAGACAAGCGCTGCAGCCCACAGCGGAAGACCAAGGGATCACTGATAGGTAG